Genomic DNA from Shouchella patagoniensis:
ATTGAATTCATCGTTGTTATAGTAAAACCACGATAATGATATAGGTGGTGGCGAGTATGCTAGGTAAAACGGTGAAAGCATCTGGGAATATGGTTGCTGAAACAATCGCTCAACGAATGAATGGAGTTCAAGGGAAGATGCTGAGTGGTGGACAAGCATTCAAAAACAGTCTAAAAACACTGTTATTTGATTGGGGCGTACTAATTGCTGTAGTTGGTTTTTTGTTAGGAAGAGCAATGATACTTGCTGAACTAACGCCGTTTATTCTCCCGTTTTTAGCGGCCGTCTTCTTATTACGAAGATCCCAATCCATTATTGCTGCTGGTTCATTACTAGCAGGCGCGATATTTAGTTTTCATGGGGAGATTGTATATGCGGCAGTAGGAATTGTTGCATTCCTCCTACTATATAGATGTGTAAAAGTGTTTTTAGGTCAACCTGCTAAGTCGCTCCCTTACATTGTATTTACAGCAAGTCTCATTACGAGGTTGTCCATCGTCTTCTTTAGTGAAGGAGCTTTTAGCCAATATGCTCTGATGATGGCGACTGTTGAAGCTGGACTTGGTTTTATTTTAACAATGATCTTCATTCAAAGCATACCACTTATAACTGGGAAGAGGGGGGGACAAGCTCTTCGCAATGAAGAGATCATTTGTTTAATTATTCTACTGGCTTCTGTTATGACTGGTACAGTAGGCTGGGCGTTTAACGATGTAGCAATGCAACATAGTTTGGCCCGATACCTAGTGTTAATTTTTGCGTTTGCAGGAGGTGCGGCAATAGGTTCTACAGTCGGGGTTGTAACAGGTCTTATTTTAAGTTTAGCGAGCGTGGCAAGTTTGTATCAAATGAGTGTGCTAGCCTTTGCTGGTTTGCTTGGTGGTTTGCTTAAGGAAGGAAACCGAATCGGCGTTGCTTTTGGTTTGCTTGTAGGTACTCTCCTTATTGGCATGTATGGAGATGGAGGGGGCGGACTTGCCTCAACTGTAACAGAAACAGCTATTGCAATTGGTTTGTTTATGATTACTCCTAAAAGTTGGCTGTCAAATGTAGCTAAATACATACCAGGGACTGTTGAACATTCTCAGGAGCAACAGCAATATTTGCGAAAAGTAAGAGATGCAACGGCTGGTAAAGTAGAACGATTTTCATCACTATTTCAAACATTATCGAACAGTTTTAAAGTCCAACAAAAAAACGATGAAGAACAGTATGCCCATGAGGTGGATGTTCTTTTAAGTAATGTAACAGAAAAAACATGCCAAACGTGTCTAATGAAAGAAAAATGTTGGGTACAGAACTTCAGTTTAACCTATGATTCTATGACAGAAATGGTAAACGAAATTGAAGCAAATGGAACGATTACTGATCCAAAGATGCAAAGGCAGTGGAGAAGCATATGTAGAAAACCGGATCAAGTCATTGCGGCTATGAATGCAGAAACAAATCAATACCGGGCAAACAAGGAATTAAAACGTCAAGTGCAAGAAAGCCAAAAGCTAGTTGCTGACCAATTGCTCGGTGTTTCCAGAGTGATGGGGGATTTTGCTAAAGAGATTCAAAAAGAAAAACAACCTCATGTAATTCAAGAAGAATATATGGTTGATGCACTACGAAATGCGGGACTAGATGTTGGCCATATTGATATATATAGCATGGAAAGCGGAAGTATTGAAATAGAAATGAGCATCATGTGTGATCATATCAACGGGGAGGCAGAAAAAATCATTGGACCGATGCTCTCAGATCTAGCAAAAGAGACAATTGTCCTTAAACGTGAAGAACCTAAATTTTATTCGAATGGATATAGCCATATTTCTTTTGGTTCCGCGAAACCTTTTACAATAAATTCAGGAGTAGCAAAAGTAGCAAAAGGAGGAGAATGGCTTTCAGGTGATAATTATTCAATGATTGAGTTGAATAGTGAGAAGTATGCTGTTGCAATAAGTGATGGGATGGGTAATGGAGAAAAGGCATATCTAGAAAGTAGTGAGACACTTGCTCTTTTACAGAAAGTATTGCAATCAGGGATAGAAGAGACGGTAGCAATTAAATCTGTTAATTCCATACTTTCATTAAGGAATACAGAAGAAATGTTCTCTACTCTTGATTTAGCTATGATTGATATGCAGGATGCTCATGTGAAATTTCTAAAAATTGGATCAACACCAAGCTTTATAAAGAGAGGGGATCGAGTAATTAAAGTGGAGGCTGGAAATCTACCAATGGGCATTCTTCATGAATTTGAAGTAGAGGTCGTTAGCGAACAATTGAAGCCAGGAGACTTACTTATTATGTGCAGTGACGGTGTCTTTGATGCTAAAAGGCAAGTGGAAAACAAAGAGCAGTGGATGAAGAGAATTATATCTGAAATTGAGACAGAAGATGCTCAAGAGGTAGCAGATATGATCTTAGAGAAAGTTATACGTTCAGATCATGGGCCGATCATTGATGATGATATGACGGTAGTTGTGACCCAACTAAAAAGGAACATTCCAAAATGGACATCGATTCCCATTCATCCGAAGGTACAAAAAAACAAAAAGAATGTGACTTTTATAAAACAAGCAACAGGAACATAAGGGTATATTTTCCTTTTGAGCTGGCGATGATGTTAACACGAATCATGAAGCTTGGAGGGGATAAGTATGAAAGGAACATTAAAACAAATATTGCTTATGACGGATGGTCATTCTAACTATGGGGAAGATCCCGTCGCAATTGCAAAGCTTGCACAAGAATATGGCATTACTGTAAATGTCATTGGGATATCGGATGAGAATAGAGAAAATGAAAAAGGACTTCAAGAAGTAGAAGCAGTAGCAATGGCAGGGGGTGGCGTTAGTCAAATCGTCTTTGCTCGTCAACTTGCAAAAACTGTACAAATGGTAACGAGAAAAGCGATGACTCAAACATTGCATGGTGTGATTAATCAAGAATTAAAACAAATTCTTGGTAAGAATGAAGAGATGGAGGATTTATCACCAGATAAACGTGGCGAGTTGATGGAGGTTGTTGATGAACTGGGCGAAACTGTATTGCTAGAAGTAGTTGTATTAATTGATACGAGTGCGAGCATGGAAAGTAAGTTGCCTATGGTACAAGAAGCGTTAATTGATTTATCTATTAGTTTGAATGCCCGCACAGGCGATACGATGTTTTCGCTGTATTCATTTCCTGGTAGGAAGAAGCCAATTGACCGACTTGTTGACTGGACACCGAAGCTAAATGCTTTAACGAATACTTTCTCCAAACTTTCAACGGGGGGGATGACGCCAACTGGACCAGCTTTAAAAGCGGCTTTGGAAGTATTTGAGCAACGTCGAGGAAAAAGGAGATTGGAAGAAGATGAAGATGAACAACTCCACGGCTGACCTCAATTATGAATTGTACGAAGGGCTTCGTTTTGTAGGTAAGTGGAATAAGTGTGCTTATACACTCATTCGAAAATTAGGTGCAGGTGTTACAGGCATTGTTTATTTAGCGAAGGGTGATGCTGGTTTAGTTGCAATTAAATTTGGACAAGATCAAATGTCGATTGCGCAAGAGGTTAATGTGTTAAAACAATTTAGCAAGGTTCAAGAGAAAGTTCTTGGGCCTTGTTTATTTGATGTTGATGATTTTGAATCAAATTATCATACTTTGCCTTTTTATGTAATGGAATACATTCAAGGAAAAGATTTTGTCTTGTTTATGAAAGATCGTGGCGGGGAGTGGTTACATGTCCTCACCATTCAACTATTACAATGTCTAAATGAGTTGCATGAGCAAGGGTGGGTATTTGGAGATTTAAAACCAGACAATGTCATTATAACAAACAAGGAGGCAACTGTTCGGTTGCTTGATGTAGGCGGAACCACAAGAATAGGTAGAGCGGTCAAGGAATATACCGAATACTATGATCGGGGTTTTTGGTCATTGGGTTCAAGGAAAGCAGAGCCGAGCTATGATTTATTTTCCGTCGCTATGATTATGATTGATTGTGCATATCCAACACAATTTAAGAAGGAGCAAGGGAATACGTTCGCTCAATTAAAGAAAAAAATAAACCAAGCGCCGTTATTAAAGCCCTATCAAGAAGTGATAATAAAAGCGTTACAGGGCGGCTTTCAGACTGCGGCACAGATGAAGCAAGCTCTAATGACGACTGGAGATACGAAAGTAGTTGAGAGAAATTTAAGCAGAAAACAATACAGGGTTGAAAAGAAACGCCAGAAAAAACAGTCGAAGTTATTTGACCTTCTCTTGGTCAGTTCTTTTGTTCTTCTTTTATTTGTTTTATACTTGTTATTAAGAATGTTTTAGTTAGTCTTAGGGGCGAATAGAATGAAAGAACGAGTGGAAGAGTTTATTATAAATAATAACTTACTTAATAAGAACGATACAATTTTAATTGCTGTATCGGGAGGTCCAGATTCAATGTCTCTTCTCTATGTTCTCGCCAATTTACAAAAGAAATGGGGTTGGAAGCTTTTTGTATTCCATATCAACCATTTGCTTCGCGGTGAAGAATCGGACAAAGACGCACAGTTCGTTAAAGAGCAATGCCAAGAATATGATATCCCTTATTCGGAAAAGCGACTGAACATTGCTGCCTATAAAGAAAAACACAAATTAGGTACGCAAATTGCTGCTAGGCAATTACGTTATGAGGCTTTTGAAAACGAGATGAAGAGGGTTGGGGCGAATGTGATTGTCACAGCACATCACGGTGATGATGAGGCTGAAACCGTTTTGATGAAGTTGGTACGAGGGACAACCCCGTATACAAAGTTAGGTATTCTCAGTAAAAGGCCATTTGCTGATGGGACTCTCGTTCGGCCATTTCTAGCGGAAACGAAAGCAGCGATCCTGCAATTTTGCGCGGATTTTGGCATTCTCTACCGAACAGACTCAAGTAATTTATCTGATGCGTATAGTCGCAATCGTATGAGAGATAAGGTTATCCCTCACTTAAAGAAAGAAAACCCACTCTTCCATACACATATTAGGCGTTATGATGAGTGGCAAGAGAAAGATAATCAACTTCTTTTAGCATATGCGGAAGACCGTTTAGAGAAGATTTCATTGAATAAAACAAAGGATTCTATCACAATTTCAAAAGAGCTCTTTCAAGCCACCCCCTTTCCTTTACAAAGGAGAATGATTCATCTAATATTAAATTATCTGTATGGCTCGGATAGATTGCGTGATTTTTCTGTGTACATCGAGCAGATTATCCCTTTTTTGCAAGACGAAACGGGATTTGCTCAAATGGATTTACGTGAAGGGGTTAAATTACTCCGCTCGTATGATACATATATGTTTACGCGGGGGCCAACTGTGGAATCAGTAGAATACTGTTTAGAGCTTAGCGTACCAGGAACTGTCCGTACGCCGTTAGGAGAAATGAGGGCGGATTTATATAATGGCTCGACAGAGTATGCAGGTGACGAAGCCTTTTTTTTGCTAGGAGATTTGGTTTTTCCATTATACATACGAAATCGTAGAGCTGGAGACAAACTGTACCCAAAGGGGTTAAATGGGAGTAAAAAAGTAAACCGAGTTTTTATTGATAAAAAGGTAGATCGACAAATTAGGGATGAATGGCCGTTGTTAGTGGATGGCAATGGCACGGTTTTA
This window encodes:
- the spoIIE gene encoding stage II sporulation protein E, with translation MKASGNMVAETIAQRMNGVQGKMLSGGQAFKNSLKTLLFDWGVLIAVVGFLLGRAMILAELTPFILPFLAAVFLLRRSQSIIAAGSLLAGAIFSFHGEIVYAAVGIVAFLLLYRCVKVFLGQPAKSLPYIVFTASLITRLSIVFFSEGAFSQYALMMATVEAGLGFILTMIFIQSIPLITGKRGGQALRNEEIICLIILLASVMTGTVGWAFNDVAMQHSLARYLVLIFAFAGGAAIGSTVGVVTGLILSLASVASLYQMSVLAFAGLLGGLLKEGNRIGVAFGLLVGTLLIGMYGDGGGGLASTVTETAIAIGLFMITPKSWLSNVAKYIPGTVEHSQEQQQYLRKVRDATAGKVERFSSLFQTLSNSFKVQQKNDEEQYAHEVDVLLSNVTEKTCQTCLMKEKCWVQNFSLTYDSMTEMVNEIEANGTITDPKMQRQWRSICRKPDQVIAAMNAETNQYRANKELKRQVQESQKLVADQLLGVSRVMGDFAKEIQKEKQPHVIQEEYMVDALRNAGLDVGHIDIYSMESGSIEIEMSIMCDHINGEAEKIIGPMLSDLAKETIVLKREEPKFYSNGYSHISFGSAKPFTINSGVAKVAKGGEWLSGDNYSMIELNSEKYAVAISDGMGNGEKAYLESSETLALLQKVLQSGIEETVAIKSVNSILSLRNTEEMFSTLDLAMIDMQDAHVKFLKIGSTPSFIKRGDRVIKVEAGNLPMGILHEFEVEVVSEQLKPGDLLIMCSDGVFDAKRQVENKEQWMKRIISEIETEDAQEVADMILEKVIRSDHGPIIDDDMTVVVTQLKRNIPKWTSIPIHPKVQKNKKNVTFIKQATGT
- a CDS encoding VWA domain-containing protein, with translation MKGTLKQILLMTDGHSNYGEDPVAIAKLAQEYGITVNVIGISDENRENEKGLQEVEAVAMAGGGVSQIVFARQLAKTVQMVTRKAMTQTLHGVINQELKQILGKNEEMEDLSPDKRGELMEVVDELGETVLLEVVVLIDTSASMESKLPMVQEALIDLSISLNARTGDTMFSLYSFPGRKKPIDRLVDWTPKLNALTNTFSKLSTGGMTPTGPALKAALEVFEQRRGKRRLEEDEDEQLHG
- a CDS encoding serine/threonine protein kinase, whose protein sequence is MKMNNSTADLNYELYEGLRFVGKWNKCAYTLIRKLGAGVTGIVYLAKGDAGLVAIKFGQDQMSIAQEVNVLKQFSKVQEKVLGPCLFDVDDFESNYHTLPFYVMEYIQGKDFVLFMKDRGGEWLHVLTIQLLQCLNELHEQGWVFGDLKPDNVIITNKEATVRLLDVGGTTRIGRAVKEYTEYYDRGFWSLGSRKAEPSYDLFSVAMIMIDCAYPTQFKKEQGNTFAQLKKKINQAPLLKPYQEVIIKALQGGFQTAAQMKQALMTTGDTKVVERNLSRKQYRVEKKRQKKQSKLFDLLLVSSFVLLLFVLYLLLRMF
- the tilS gene encoding tRNA lysidine(34) synthetase TilS, with protein sequence MKERVEEFIINNNLLNKNDTILIAVSGGPDSMSLLYVLANLQKKWGWKLFVFHINHLLRGEESDKDAQFVKEQCQEYDIPYSEKRLNIAAYKEKHKLGTQIAARQLRYEAFENEMKRVGANVIVTAHHGDDEAETVLMKLVRGTTPYTKLGILSKRPFADGTLVRPFLAETKAAILQFCADFGILYRTDSSNLSDAYSRNRMRDKVIPHLKKENPLFHTHIRRYDEWQEKDNQLLLAYAEDRLEKISLNKTKDSITISKELFQATPFPLQRRMIHLILNYLYGSDRLRDFSVYIEQIIPFLQDETGFAQMDLREGVKLLRSYDTYMFTRGPTVESVEYCLELSVPGTVRTPLGEMRADLYNGSTEYAGDEAFFLLGDLVFPLYIRNRRAGDKLYPKGLNGSKKVNRVFIDKKVDRQIRDEWPLLVDGNGTVLWIPHLMKSNVSQLKQTTGQLLRVTFSKKKL